One genomic window of Rhizomicrobium sp. includes the following:
- a CDS encoding FAD-dependent oxidoreductase codes for MAERYDAAIIGAGADGLAAAALLGRAGLRAVVLERQPGPGGVLVTKQFHPGFFASPFADDIAPIDDSLFWSLDLARHGAWAMPPAPETAAWPDKKLIADPFAELHATIDARRGAALARARLPSPPPSRWNPFATHREAPWPAEDWNHRALADLVAAFAPNQEQAALAAAGALEGRAADPLAAGTALHLLARPAGGVWRGGLGGLGIALAAAAREAVAEIACGLEVSDIRSHKGRVAGVGHADGSEVAARAVISTLDLKRTFLSMFPWSELPKEAIGRIAHFRTAGSTARLLVALGERPDAAPRGALHVMPDISRLVEAHAAWRGGVLAEHLPITLRFCSASDPALAPIGAATMTATVGCVPFTPFDGAWTHEKRDLLAQRIFAAIEEVLPGIRKNVLGFELLVPPDLEEALSATAGDLAGGEIAPDQMFAFRPGFARGGPRTPVDGLYLAGPSSAAGPLATGTAGAIAAEALIADLRAGRLS; via the coding sequence GTGGCGGAGCGGTACGACGCGGCGATCATCGGCGCCGGCGCGGATGGGCTGGCGGCGGCCGCGCTGCTCGGCCGCGCCGGCCTGCGCGCCGTCGTGCTCGAACGTCAGCCGGGTCCTGGCGGCGTGCTCGTCACAAAGCAATTCCATCCCGGCTTCTTCGCCTCGCCCTTCGCCGACGACATCGCGCCGATCGACGATTCGCTGTTCTGGTCGCTCGATCTCGCGCGCCACGGCGCCTGGGCGATGCCGCCCGCGCCCGAGACGGCGGCCTGGCCGGACAAGAAACTGATCGCCGATCCGTTCGCCGAACTGCACGCCACCATCGACGCGCGGCGCGGCGCGGCGCTGGCGCGAGCGCGATTGCCGTCACCGCCGCCGTCGCGTTGGAATCCGTTCGCGACACACCGCGAAGCGCCCTGGCCGGCCGAAGACTGGAACCATCGCGCCCTCGCCGACCTCGTCGCCGCGTTCGCGCCGAACCAGGAGCAGGCGGCGCTCGCCGCCGCCGGCGCGCTGGAGGGCCGTGCCGCCGATCCGCTCGCCGCCGGCACGGCGCTGCACCTGCTCGCGCGGCCGGCCGGCGGGGTGTGGCGCGGCGGCCTTGGCGGGCTCGGCATCGCGCTGGCGGCGGCGGCGCGCGAGGCGGTCGCCGAGATCGCCTGCGGGCTGGAGGTCAGCGACATACGCAGTCACAAGGGCCGCGTCGCCGGCGTCGGCCATGCCGATGGCAGCGAGGTCGCCGCCCGCGCCGTGATCTCGACCCTCGACCTCAAGCGCACTTTCCTTTCGATGTTTCCGTGGAGCGAGTTGCCCAAGGAGGCGATCGGACGGATCGCGCATTTCCGCACCGCCGGTTCCACCGCGCGCCTGCTCGTGGCGCTCGGCGAGCGGCCGGACGCGGCGCCGCGCGGAGCGCTGCACGTCATGCCCGACATAAGCCGGCTGGTCGAAGCGCACGCCGCCTGGCGCGGCGGCGTCCTGGCCGAGCACCTGCCGATCACGCTGCGCTTCTGCTCGGCGTCCGATCCGGCGCTGGCGCCCATCGGCGCCGCGACGATGACCGCGACCGTCGGTTGCGTTCCCTTCACGCCGTTCGACGGCGCCTGGACGCATGAGAAGCGCGACCTGCTCGCCCAGCGCATCTTCGCGGCGATCGAGGAGGTTCTTCCCGGCATCCGCAAGAACGTCCTGGGATTCGAGCTTCTGGTTCCGCCCGATCTGGAAGAGGCGCTGAGCGCCACGGCGGGCGATCTTGCGGGCGGCGAGATCGCGCCCGACCAGATGTTCGCCTTCCGCCCGGGCTTCGCGCGCGGCGGCCCGCGCACGCCGGTCGACGGGCTTTACCTCGCCGGTCCGTCTTCCGCCGCCGGGCCGCTGGCGACCGGCACCGCCGGCGCCATCGCCGCCGAGGCGCTGATCGCCGATCTGCGCGCGGGCAGGCTGTCATGA
- a CDS encoding glycine cleavage T C-terminal barrel domain-containing protein: protein MSPVRATPFHSRAADANAGNLWTARGGFTLAAAYSRTDAEAAAARVGVVMADISWRWRVAFEGARARELVQRLFTRDPSGLQPGQALKALWLSDGGGVRGAGVVARQGRQSYLLVSAGQDADWIADAAARFGVAVRDVTEEEGGLAIAGPYAAKLVAALGLDPALELSAFRKEAWKNIDVTLSRFGELGGYELWCSAEDAPLVWDRIARAGAPFAILPAGLDAMDVLDIEAGVPRPGRDYDGATDPDATGPLAGELRLARLIDADHAGFNGARAARAAKPRLGLAGLVIDSSVPAPFTPVTAGGKTIGRTLSSRYSPLLRRAIALAQIEEARAVPGTAVEVMLPASRLLPPTLAAARIVDLPFLPPPDPIAP, encoded by the coding sequence ATGAGCCCCGTCCGCGCCACGCCCTTCCACAGCCGCGCCGCCGACGCCAACGCCGGCAATCTGTGGACGGCGCGGGGTGGCTTCACGCTCGCCGCCGCCTATTCGCGCACCGACGCAGAAGCCGCCGCCGCGCGCGTCGGCGTCGTCATGGCCGACATCTCCTGGCGCTGGCGTGTCGCGTTCGAGGGCGCGCGGGCGCGTGAGCTGGTGCAGCGCCTCTTCACGCGCGACCCCTCGGGCTTGCAGCCCGGCCAGGCGCTGAAGGCGCTGTGGCTCAGTGACGGCGGCGGCGTGCGCGGCGCGGGCGTCGTGGCGCGGCAGGGCCGCCAGTCCTACCTTCTCGTTTCGGCGGGGCAGGATGCCGACTGGATCGCCGACGCCGCCGCGCGCTTCGGCGTTGCGGTTCGCGACGTGACGGAAGAGGAGGGCGGCCTCGCCATCGCCGGTCCCTATGCCGCCAAGCTGGTCGCGGCGCTGGGCCTCGATCCCGCATTGGAGTTGTCCGCTTTCCGCAAGGAGGCGTGGAAGAACATCGACGTCACGCTGTCGCGCTTCGGCGAGTTGGGCGGCTACGAACTCTGGTGCTCGGCCGAGGACGCGCCGCTGGTCTGGGACCGCATCGCCCGCGCCGGCGCGCCCTTCGCGATCCTGCCCGCCGGGCTGGACGCGATGGACGTGCTCGACATCGAAGCCGGCGTGCCGCGGCCCGGCCGCGACTATGACGGCGCGACCGACCCGGACGCGACCGGGCCGCTGGCCGGCGAGCTTCGCCTCGCCAGGCTGATCGATGCCGACCATGCCGGCTTCAACGGCGCCCGCGCCGCGCGCGCGGCCAAGCCGCGCCTCGGCCTCGCCGGCCTCGTCATCGACAGCTCCGTGCCCGCGCCGTTCACGCCGGTGACCGCCGGCGGCAAGACGATCGGCCGCACGCTGTCCTCGCGCTATTCGCCGCTGCTGCGCCGCGCCATCGCGCTCGCGCAGATCGAGGAAGCCCGCGCGGTGCCCGGCACCGCCGTCGAGGTCATGCTCCCCGCCTCGCGCCTCCTGCCGCCGACCCTGGCGGCGGCGCGCATCGTGGACTTGCCTTTTCTGCCGCCACCCGATCCCATCGCGCCATGA
- a CDS encoding RNA polymerase sigma factor, with translation MTIDPDADLVARVGRGDRAAAAALMAHHLPRMLALSRRMLSDPIEAEDAVQDAFIQLWTHASRWEPGRAKIGTWLYRVTLNKCYDRLRRRPTARLDEAAEIVDPAPGPEAGLQNAAISVQIEAALAALPERQRAAIQLCHFQGCGNIEAAEILGIGVEALESLLARGRRALRVTLEHLKDDGWA, from the coding sequence ATGACGATCGATCCGGACGCCGACCTCGTCGCCCGCGTCGGCCGGGGCGACCGCGCCGCGGCCGCGGCTCTGATGGCGCACCATCTTCCCCGGATGCTGGCGCTGTCGCGGCGCATGCTGTCCGATCCGATCGAGGCCGAGGACGCGGTGCAGGACGCCTTCATCCAGCTTTGGACCCACGCGTCGCGCTGGGAGCCCGGCCGCGCCAAGATCGGCACCTGGCTTTACCGGGTGACCTTGAACAAGTGTTACGACCGGCTGCGCCGCCGCCCGACCGCGCGGCTGGACGAAGCCGCTGAAATCGTCGATCCCGCGCCAGGCCCCGAGGCGGGCCTGCAGAACGCGGCGATCTCCGTCCAGATCGAGGCGGCGCTGGCCGCTCTGCCGGAGCGCCAGCGCGCCGCCATCCAGCTTTGCCATTTCCAGGGCTGCGGCAATATTGAAGCGGCGGAAATCCTCGGGATCGGCGTTGAAGCCCTGGAATCGCTCCTGGCGCGCGGGCGCCGCGCGCTTCGCGTGACGCTCGAACACCTGAAGGACGACGGCTGGGCATGA
- a CDS encoding periplasmic heavy metal sensor encodes MDETRPRRKWLLIVSLCLNVALIAGIAVVAWRIAHFDIAAGGGGPMSPRAVMAEFPDREGAIQRIVAAHRARIADLRRAAAQARREVFGAFAAPDYTLRKMAASLDAMAAADAAVEREAVALAGESLATLSPAQRQAMADRLKARDHSWFFRMLQR; translated from the coding sequence ATGGACGAGACCCGGCCCCGCCGCAAATGGCTGCTGATCGTATCGCTGTGCCTGAATGTGGCGCTGATCGCCGGCATCGCGGTGGTGGCGTGGCGCATCGCGCATTTCGACATCGCGGCCGGCGGCGGCGGCCCGATGTCGCCGCGCGCCGTCATGGCGGAGTTTCCCGACCGCGAAGGCGCCATCCAGAGGATCGTCGCCGCGCATCGGGCCCGGATCGCCGACCTGCGCCGCGCAGCCGCGCAGGCCCGCCGCGAGGTCTTCGGCGCCTTCGCGGCGCCGGACTACACGCTGCGGAAGATGGCCGCGTCGCTCGACGCCATGGCGGCGGCGGACGCCGCCGTCGAGCGCGAAGCGGTCGCCCTGGCGGGCGAGAGCCTGGCGACACTGTCGCCGGCGCAGCGCCAGGCCATGGCCGATCGCCTCAAGGCCCGCGACCACTCGTGGTTCTTCCGGATGCTGCAGCGGTAG
- a CDS encoding extracellular solute-binding protein, translating to MKLPVKLAIAAALALSVAACGRSGDRNAAAPAGKPVSLFQWEDYMDAPFLADYQKTYGEKPNITIFADEDEAFAKMRAGYKPDVMGPCYYEFPRWREAGLLQPIDTTKLKNWNKISPTLRDMPGIWADKTHVWFVPHYWGNTSITFRTDLAPEYVKSQSWNILFDPKYKGRVSVLDGVDDTVPFIAHMIGVDAYNMTPAQYELVKAKLRELIKQTRVVSSDNTTLTQGLGSGEIVAAMSWRIIYKTLHDEGKPVAYMNPPGGMFTYVCGLVMHKDPSDEAKALALIDSSLSDGAAAYTIEKIGDEPANEEALKNVSNETFARLGLTRDVETFLKSGIFQRRLKNKDRIVNDWTEIRAGL from the coding sequence ATGAAATTGCCGGTCAAATTGGCGATCGCGGCCGCGCTGGCGCTGAGCGTCGCGGCCTGCGGCCGAAGCGGGGACAGGAACGCCGCCGCGCCCGCCGGCAAGCCGGTGTCGCTGTTCCAGTGGGAAGACTACATGGACGCGCCGTTCCTGGCCGATTACCAGAAGACATATGGCGAGAAGCCGAACATCACGATCTTCGCCGACGAGGATGAGGCCTTCGCCAAGATGCGCGCCGGCTACAAGCCGGACGTGATGGGGCCCTGCTATTACGAATTCCCGCGCTGGCGGGAGGCGGGGCTGCTGCAGCCGATCGACACGACCAAGCTGAAGAACTGGAACAAGATCTCGCCGACCCTGCGCGACATGCCCGGCATCTGGGCCGACAAGACCCATGTCTGGTTCGTGCCGCATTACTGGGGCAACACCTCGATCACCTTCCGCACCGATCTGGCGCCGGAATATGTCAAATCGCAGAGCTGGAACATCCTGTTCGATCCCAAATACAAGGGCCGCGTCTCGGTGCTGGACGGCGTGGACGATACCGTGCCGTTCATCGCGCACATGATCGGCGTCGACGCCTACAACATGACCCCGGCGCAGTACGAGCTGGTGAAGGCGAAATTGCGCGAACTGATCAAGCAGACGCGCGTCGTGTCGAGCGACAACACCACGCTGACGCAGGGGCTCGGCTCGGGCGAGATCGTGGCGGCGATGTCGTGGCGCATCATCTACAAGACGCTGCACGACGAGGGTAAGCCGGTCGCGTACATGAACCCGCCGGGCGGCATGTTCACCTATGTCTGCGGGCTGGTGATGCACAAGGATCCGTCGGACGAGGCGAAAGCGCTGGCGCTGATCGATTCCTCGCTGTCGGACGGCGCGGCGGCCTACACGATCGAGAAGATCGGCGACGAGCCGGCGAACGAGGAGGCGCTGAAGAACGTGTCGAACGAGACCTTCGCCCGTCTCGGCCTGACGCGCGACGTGGAGACCTTCCTCAAGAGCGGCATCTTCCAGCGCCGGCTGAAGAACAAGGACCGGATCGTCAACGACTGGACGGAGATCCGGGCGGGGTTGTGA
- a CDS encoding glutamine synthetase family protein, whose protein sequence is MNKATPLPAFARPAFVDSARAEFEAAVAAHPDVECVDAVVVDISGTMRGKRLPLAQAARLFETGMQLPRSVYLMDVKGEMVNPFGRGFGDGDPDGTAWPVPGTLSPVWGEGPRRLQLLASMRNEDGAPTGGEPRAALERVLERFADHRLTPVVALELEFYLIDRARDANGAPLPPLCPRSGLREKDNAVYSIDDLDRYAAFHAALGEAARVQGIPVSGASSEYAPGQFEINLHHQADARLAADHAVFLKQIVKCAARASGFEATFMAKPYLDRIGSGLHIHASILDIDGRNIFDDGTAEGSERLRHAIGGLQALMPESMALFAPAINSYRRFEPDMFAPVNRRWGVNNRSAGLRVPVGPGAGRRVEHRAAGADANPYFAAAAVLAGLHYGLERKLDPGPPATVNVSREPDLALPFTLDEALTRLKDGMTVSNYLGEETVALYGETKRLEAERFRKIISAAEYDWYL, encoded by the coding sequence ATGAACAAGGCAACGCCCCTTCCCGCCTTCGCGCGGCCGGCTTTCGTCGATTCCGCCCGCGCGGAATTCGAGGCGGCCGTCGCCGCCCATCCGGACGTCGAATGCGTCGATGCCGTGGTGGTCGACATCTCCGGCACGATGCGCGGCAAGCGCCTGCCGCTGGCGCAGGCGGCGCGCCTGTTCGAGACCGGCATGCAGCTGCCGCGCTCGGTCTATCTGATGGACGTCAAGGGCGAGATGGTGAACCCGTTCGGCCGCGGCTTCGGCGACGGCGACCCCGACGGCACCGCCTGGCCGGTGCCCGGCACGCTCTCGCCCGTCTGGGGCGAGGGGCCCAGGCGGCTCCAACTGCTCGCCAGCATGCGCAACGAGGACGGCGCGCCGACCGGCGGCGAGCCGCGCGCCGCGCTGGAGCGCGTGCTGGAGCGCTTCGCCGATCATCGCCTGACGCCGGTGGTCGCGCTGGAGCTGGAATTCTACCTGATCGACCGCGCCCGCGACGCGAACGGCGCGCCGCTGCCGCCGCTCTGTCCGCGCAGCGGCCTGCGCGAGAAGGACAACGCGGTCTATTCGATCGACGATCTCGACCGCTATGCCGCCTTCCACGCCGCGCTGGGCGAGGCGGCGCGGGTGCAGGGCATCCCGGTCAGCGGCGCCTCGTCGGAATACGCGCCGGGCCAGTTCGAGATCAATTTGCATCACCAGGCCGATGCGCGCCTGGCCGCCGACCACGCCGTGTTCCTCAAGCAGATCGTGAAATGCGCCGCCCGCGCCAGCGGCTTCGAGGCGACCTTCATGGCCAAGCCCTATCTCGACCGCATCGGCAGCGGCCTGCACATCCATGCCAGCATCCTCGACATCGACGGCCGCAACATCTTCGACGACGGCACGGCGGAAGGCTCGGAGCGCCTGCGCCACGCCATCGGCGGCCTGCAGGCGCTGATGCCGGAATCGATGGCGCTGTTCGCGCCGGCGATCAATTCCTACCGCCGCTTCGAGCCCGACATGTTCGCGCCGGTCAACCGCCGCTGGGGCGTCAACAACCGCTCGGCGGGGCTGCGCGTCCCCGTCGGCCCGGGCGCGGGCCGCCGCGTCGAGCACCGCGCCGCCGGCGCCGACGCCAATCCCTATTTCGCCGCCGCCGCCGTGCTGGCGGGATTGCATTACGGATTGGAGCGCAAGCTCGATCCCGGCCCGCCCGCGACCGTCAATGTCTCGCGCGAGCCCGATCTGGCGCTGCCCTTCACGCTGGACGAGGCGCTGACGCGGCTGAAGGACGGCATGACCGTCTCGAATTATCTCGGCGAGGAAACCGTCGCGCTCTATGGCGAGACCAAGCGGCTGGAAGCCGAACGCTTCCGCAAGATCATCTCGGCGGCGGAATACGATTGGTATCTCTGA
- a CDS encoding AraC family transcriptional regulator: MIATNDLRAPRYAPHARMAPHSHDTPSIGVIVEGGFRERIGRAEHDYRPGIVSFCPAGVAHSQSFGAEGARQIIFRPKDDWLAFLADEREPGAASLHARSPAGRELGLRLLAEMARGDALAALACEGLMLEIVAAFGRARSDTAMPAWLGRARDMIHARSDETLTVARIARAVGRHDVHVAREFRRHFGLPIGAYLRRLRAEEAAARLLRSRAGITEIALACGFASHAHLCRVFKARFGMTPSQYRALGA, translated from the coding sequence ATGATCGCAACCAACGACCTGCGCGCCCCGCGCTATGCGCCGCACGCAAGGATGGCGCCGCACAGCCATGACACTCCTTCGATCGGCGTGATCGTCGAGGGCGGGTTCCGCGAGCGCATCGGCCGCGCGGAACACGACTACCGGCCGGGCATCGTCTCCTTCTGCCCGGCGGGCGTGGCGCATTCGCAAAGCTTCGGCGCCGAGGGCGCGCGGCAGATCATCTTCCGGCCCAAGGACGACTGGCTCGCCTTTCTCGCCGACGAGCGCGAACCGGGCGCGGCCTCGCTCCATGCGCGTTCGCCGGCCGGCCGCGAGCTCGGACTGCGCCTGCTCGCCGAAATGGCGCGCGGCGACGCGCTGGCCGCGCTCGCCTGCGAGGGCCTCATGCTCGAGATCGTCGCCGCCTTCGGCCGCGCGCGATCTGACACCGCCATGCCGGCCTGGCTCGGCCGGGCGCGCGACATGATCCATGCCCGGTCGGACGAGACGCTCACGGTCGCGCGCATCGCCCGCGCCGTGGGACGCCATGACGTGCATGTGGCGCGCGAATTCCGCCGCCATTTCGGGCTGCCGATCGGCGCCTATCTGCGCCGGCTGCGCGCCGAGGAGGCGGCCGCGCGGCTGCTGCGCTCGCGTGCCGGCATCACGGAGATCGCGCTGGCCTGCGGCTTCGCCAGCCACGCCCATCTCTGCCGGGTGTTCAAGGCGCGGTTCGGCATGACGCCGTCGCAATATCGCGCGCTCGGCGCCTGA
- a CDS encoding S9 family peptidase yields the protein MNVTRLLCAGLLALIPLAGHAGTPLTPKEALDYQRVGDLHFSPDGRQLAFVALSYDWDWQQHLRVLDVASGAAREITPAGKTERAPRWSPDGTRLAFLSNRGGKTQVYVMAAAGGEPTALTDRKNGVADFRWSPDGRSIACLARSDDAPDEDSGPQIADSDSALERLWIVDVASKASRALATPGYRIDEFAWRGADALLLLATNAPRVEEFNTAVYDIATTGGPPRLVAHPPQPMEALAVSPDGARFAVRATRANGPLARDLFVGAVGGGDPRDATAGLDRTIVETRWHAPGTIWARVSDGFFYRLYRIDLGGKATAIGLPLSAGSFDVARDGSIAFVGEDFTHPAQIFLRAPDGRIRPLGRLAQPAAAHLARTTIFTTRSFDGLPIEAALMTPPASKGKSPLILLVHGGPSSKFAAQYGWETAWAEMLASHGYAVLMVNPRGSDGYGEDFVKANRADWGGGDYRDLMAVLDAVIARGGVDPARLGIGGWSYGGEMSEWAIGQSDRFKAAVVGAGVFDQAAEFETEHDPAGDEWYFGTPWENPDVFARNSPSSHIRDAHTPALIFDGADDASNPVGQSKGLYRALKHFGVETQLVLYPGEGHSPRKGADNIDMFQRILDWYDRHLAAQD from the coding sequence ATGAACGTGACGCGCCTGCTCTGCGCCGGCCTGCTGGCCTTGATCCCTTTGGCCGGACACGCGGGAACTCCGCTGACGCCGAAGGAGGCGCTGGACTATCAGCGGGTCGGCGACCTGCATTTCTCGCCCGACGGGCGCCAGCTTGCCTTTGTCGCTTTGTCTTACGACTGGGACTGGCAGCAGCATCTGCGCGTCCTCGACGTAGCGAGCGGCGCGGCGCGCGAGATCACGCCGGCCGGCAAGACCGAACGCGCGCCGCGATGGTCGCCGGACGGAACCAGGCTGGCCTTCCTGTCCAATCGCGGCGGCAAGACGCAGGTCTATGTCATGGCGGCGGCGGGCGGCGAGCCAACGGCGCTGACCGACCGCAAGAACGGCGTGGCGGATTTCCGCTGGTCGCCCGATGGGCGGTCGATCGCCTGCCTCGCGCGGAGCGACGATGCGCCCGACGAGGACAGCGGACCCCAGATCGCCGACAGCGACAGCGCGCTGGAGCGGCTGTGGATCGTCGACGTCGCGTCGAAGGCGTCACGCGCCCTGGCGACGCCGGGCTATCGCATCGACGAATTCGCCTGGCGCGGCGCGGACGCGCTGCTGTTGCTGGCGACGAACGCGCCGCGCGTCGAGGAATTCAACACGGCGGTCTACGACATCGCGACGACCGGCGGGCCGCCGCGCCTCGTCGCGCATCCGCCCCAGCCGATGGAGGCCCTTGCGGTCTCGCCCGACGGCGCGCGGTTCGCGGTGCGCGCGACGCGGGCGAACGGTCCGCTCGCGCGCGATCTGTTCGTCGGCGCGGTCGGCGGCGGCGATCCGCGCGACGCGACGGCCGGCCTCGACCGCACGATCGTCGAGACGCGCTGGCACGCGCCGGGCACGATCTGGGCGCGGGTGTCGGACGGATTCTTCTATCGCCTCTACCGGATCGATCTCGGCGGCAAGGCGACGGCGATCGGGCTTCCGCTTTCGGCGGGTTCGTTCGACGTGGCGCGCGACGGCAGCATCGCTTTCGTCGGCGAGGACTTCACCCATCCCGCCCAGATATTCCTGCGCGCGCCCGACGGCCGCATCCGTCCGCTCGGCCGCCTGGCGCAGCCGGCCGCGGCGCATCTCGCGCGCACGACGATCTTCACGACCAGAAGCTTCGACGGATTGCCGATCGAGGCCGCGCTGATGACGCCGCCGGCGTCGAAAGGCAAATCGCCGCTCATCCTTCTGGTCCATGGCGGGCCGTCGTCGAAATTCGCGGCGCAGTACGGATGGGAGACCGCCTGGGCCGAGATGCTGGCCTCGCACGGCTATGCGGTGCTGATGGTCAATCCGCGCGGCTCCGACGGCTATGGCGAGGACTTCGTCAAGGCGAACCGCGCTGACTGGGGCGGCGGCGATTATCGCGACCTGATGGCGGTGCTCGACGCGGTCATCGCGCGCGGCGGCGTCGATCCGGCGCGGCTCGGCATCGGCGGCTGGTCCTATGGCGGGGAGATGTCCGAATGGGCGATCGGCCAGAGCGACCGCTTCAAGGCCGCGGTGGTCGGCGCCGGCGTGTTCGACCAGGCGGCGGAATTCGAGACCGAGCACGACCCGGCCGGCGACGAATGGTATTTCGGCACGCCGTGGGAGAATCCCGATGTGTTCGCGCGCAATTCGCCGTCGAGCCATATCCGCGACGCGCATACGCCGGCGCTGATCTTCGACGGCGCGGACGACGCGTCCAATCCGGTCGGCCAGTCCAAGGGACTCTATCGCGCCCTCAAGCATTTCGGCGTCGAGACGCAGCTCGTGCTCTATCCCGGCGAAGGCCATTCGCCGCGCAAGGGCGCCGACAATATCGACATGTTCCAGCGCATCCTCGACTGGTACGACCGCCATCTGGCGGCGCAGGACTGA
- a CDS encoding HAMP domain-containing sensor histidine kinase — MALAHTADTVPFATGLARRATRNIRMTVLVCVVLICGSFAAAAMLQMRNDRVHALAQARVFEAERAADIAATAAATLDRLAAEGRAFADGKPVDGAANGIGNITVFDASGLALATQDSLADQALPPDAVTAGMPRVLAPGTLIFPYGTKTVALSFDPHVLVPARLLARAAIVLKDGKVLLRDAAWTGGGAAIAVAGWPVTVRASVDEDAALAAWQGSLPLYLFVILGPALAGAALAAVFVREFERRARASEAIRSLRSTRPVEAKLLVRLATAEREAAEDARAKSEFIAHMSHELRTPLNAIIGFSEVIERGFYGTVGHAKYVEYAHDINEAGRALHNKIGDILEFANVEAGRYPIKPRSVDACAVANDCVNEHAGRAFSRRIALEIGFAHAAQALADPLAVSRILTSLIANALAYTQEGGLVRVDVRDEEAAVVIRVIDNGHGFTRDEAAKAGRPFRRFDRPGASTGAGMGLAIAMSLARRMGGAIRLDGTPGGGSVAELRLPKA, encoded by the coding sequence ATGGCGCTTGCGCATACCGCAGATACCGTGCCGTTCGCCACCGGGCTGGCCCGCCGCGCGACCCGCAACATCCGCATGACGGTGCTCGTCTGCGTGGTGCTGATCTGCGGCTCCTTCGCGGCGGCCGCCATGCTTCAAATGCGCAACGACCGCGTCCATGCGCTGGCCCAGGCGCGCGTGTTCGAGGCGGAGCGTGCCGCCGATATCGCCGCGACCGCCGCCGCGACGCTCGACCGGCTGGCGGCCGAGGGCCGCGCCTTCGCCGACGGCAAGCCGGTCGACGGCGCGGCCAACGGCATCGGCAACATCACCGTGTTCGACGCGAGCGGCCTGGCGCTGGCGACGCAGGACAGTCTCGCCGACCAGGCCCTGCCGCCCGACGCCGTCACCGCCGGCATGCCGCGCGTGCTGGCGCCGGGCACACTGATCTTCCCCTATGGCACCAAGACCGTGGCGCTGAGCTTCGATCCGCATGTGCTGGTGCCGGCGCGGCTTCTGGCGCGCGCGGCGATCGTGCTGAAGGACGGAAAGGTCTTGCTGCGCGACGCGGCCTGGACCGGCGGCGGTGCGGCGATCGCCGTCGCTGGCTGGCCGGTGACGGTGCGTGCCTCGGTCGACGAGGACGCGGCGCTGGCGGCGTGGCAGGGATCGCTGCCGCTCTATCTGTTCGTGATTCTCGGCCCGGCGCTCGCCGGCGCGGCGCTGGCGGCGGTGTTCGTGCGCGAATTCGAGCGGCGCGCGCGGGCGTCCGAGGCGATCCGCTCGCTGCGTTCGACGCGGCCGGTGGAGGCCAAGCTGCTCGTCCGCCTGGCGACGGCCGAGCGCGAGGCGGCGGAGGATGCGCGCGCCAAGTCCGAATTCATCGCCCATATGAGCCACGAATTGCGCACGCCGCTGAACGCGATCATCGGATTCTCCGAGGTGATCGAGCGCGGCTTCTACGGCACGGTGGGCCACGCCAAATACGTCGAATACGCGCACGACATCAACGAGGCCGGCCGCGCGCTGCACAACAAGATCGGCGACATATTGGAATTCGCCAATGTCGAGGCCGGGCGCTATCCGATAAAGCCGCGGAGCGTCGACGCCTGCGCCGTCGCCAATGATTGCGTGAACGAGCATGCCGGCCGCGCCTTCTCGCGGCGCATCGCGCTGGAGATCGGTTTCGCGCACGCGGCGCAGGCGCTCGCCGATCCCCTGGCGGTGAGCCGCATCCTGACCAGCCTGATCGCCAACGCGCTGGCCTATACGCAGGAAGGCGGCCTGGTGCGCGTCGACGTGCGCGACGAGGAGGCCGCGGTGGTGATCCGCGTCATCGACAACGGCCATGGCTTCACCCGCGACGAGGCCGCGAAGGCGGGACGGCCGTTCCGCCGCTTCGACCGGCCGGGCGCCTCGACCGGCGCCGGCATGGGTCTCGCCATCGCGATGTCGCTGGCGCGGCGGATGGGCGGCGCGATCCGCCTGGACGGCACGCCGGGCGGCGGCAGCGTCGCGGAACTGCGGCTGCCGAAGGCGTAG